One region of Betaproteobacteria bacterium genomic DNA includes:
- the pedF gene encoding cytochrome c-550 PedF produces the protein MKMRIGLVAGLFLALATLDAQAHGDVTPHPVDTSSLQPLGKDWILPNPYRGNEKAVAVGAIGYLHNCAGCHGLNAESGGVAPDLLLITKDCLGMASNEQQSSCLKDTDDYYKDIVLHGKKNGEGRFLMPAYDSVFTQEAVWAIKAYTDARTKEEIAKSK, from the coding sequence ATGAAGATGCGCATTGGCTTAGTCGCTGGTCTGTTTCTCGCTCTGGCAACATTGGACGCTCAGGCCCATGGCGATGTAACGCCGCACCCGGTTGATACGTCGAGCTTGCAGCCGCTCGGTAAAGACTGGATCCTGCCCAACCCTTACCGCGGCAACGAGAAAGCAGTGGCCGTCGGCGCGATTGGGTATCTGCATAACTGTGCCGGATGTCACGGACTGAATGCCGAGTCTGGCGGCGTAGCGCCCGACCTGTTGCTGATTACCAAGGATTGTTTGGGCATGGCGTCGAACGAGCAACAATCCTCCTGCCTCAAGGACACAGATGATTACTACAAGGACATTGTCCTCCACGGCAAGAAGAATGGCGAAGGTAGATTCTTGATGCCCGCCTACGACAGTGTCTTCACGCAGGAAGCGGTATGGGCAATCAAGGCTTACACCGATGCACGCACCAAAGAAGAGATCGCCAAGTCCAAGTAG